In the Micromonospora narathiwatensis genome, one interval contains:
- a CDS encoding futalosine hydrolase: MTGLLVVTAVPAEAEAVRAGLTDPTVTVAPVGVGAAVAGAATARLLALAEAAGRPYRAVVSAGIAGGFVERVAVGDTVLATRSVAADLGAESPDGFLPLEALGMPADLLGVGSAVPADPGLLDALRTALPAATVGVVLTVNTVTGSAASTAALAARHPDAVAEAMEGYGVAVAAAQAGLPFAELRTVSNPIGPRDRASWRMREAFAALSAAAVALR; the protein is encoded by the coding sequence GTGACTGGACTGCTGGTGGTGACCGCCGTACCCGCCGAGGCGGAGGCGGTCCGGGCGGGCCTGACCGACCCCACGGTCACCGTCGCCCCGGTCGGGGTGGGCGCCGCCGTCGCCGGAGCCGCCACCGCCCGGCTGCTGGCGCTCGCCGAGGCCGCCGGTCGGCCGTACCGGGCGGTGGTCAGCGCGGGCATCGCCGGCGGCTTCGTCGAGCGGGTGGCGGTCGGCGACACGGTGCTGGCGACCCGCAGCGTGGCGGCCGACCTGGGCGCGGAGTCGCCGGATGGCTTCCTCCCGCTGGAGGCGTTGGGCATGCCGGCCGACCTGCTGGGCGTCGGCAGCGCCGTACCCGCCGACCCGGGGCTGCTGGACGCCCTGCGTACCGCCCTGCCGGCGGCCACGGTCGGCGTGGTGCTCACGGTCAACACGGTGACCGGCAGCGCCGCGAGCACCGCGGCCCTCGCCGCACGGCACCCGGACGCGGTGGCCGAGGCCATGGAGGGGTACGGCGTGGCCGTTGCCGCCGCGCAGGCCGGCCTGCCCTTCGCCGAGCTGCGTACGGTGTCCAACCCGATCGGACCCCGGGACCGGGCATCCTGGCGGATGCGGGAGGCGTTCGCCGCCCTCAGCGCGGCGGCGGTCGCGCTGCGCTGA
- a CDS encoding MFS transporter, with the protein MPPSSRSDRSALGRVVGTGIRATRLLIRGSLHGGRWMTRRAGSARARSAGNEVGMVRLFDLHALSCAGDTLIAIGLAGTIFFDVPLGEARNKVALYLLVTMVPFAMLAPVVGPLLDHFRHGRRYALATTMLGRAFLAWLISDYIGSFGLYPAAFGVLALSRAYGVARSAAVPRLLPENMGLSQAGARASVYGTVAGGLVAPLGLAAFWFGPQWPLRVASLIFLIGMVIALRLPPRADSDPPERVPQPFRALRRRDGERPLGRGRPAGRLVIATLIGAAALRGVYGFLLLFLAFAIKAGDLTTDFFGRTLGAQGALGLVGGALAVGSFLATAVGTRLRIHRPAAIQSSGMVVMAGVAVLAALKFSLPMVALLCLVTSLFSGIAKLAVDASIQERIPERLRASSFAHSETALMLAFVAGGGLGLVPFTGRIGVTVAAGVAALVAVRGVLVASRLRRERLVGRPLGDDELADEQPEELADPTPTSPAPSSGGTPTAEQDDAFVPPGFHIYRPSSSTVGGAGGADEENRREPQGPVG; encoded by the coding sequence ATGCCGCCGTCCTCCCGCTCCGACCGGTCCGCCCTCGGACGGGTCGTCGGCACCGGCATCCGCGCCACCCGCCTGCTGATCCGCGGCTCGCTGCACGGCGGACGGTGGATGACCCGCCGGGCCGGGTCGGCCCGGGCCCGCAGCGCCGGCAACGAGGTGGGCATGGTCCGCCTCTTCGACCTGCACGCCCTCTCCTGCGCGGGAGACACCCTGATCGCCATCGGCCTGGCCGGGACGATCTTCTTCGACGTGCCGCTGGGCGAGGCCCGCAACAAGGTCGCGCTATACCTGCTGGTGACCATGGTGCCGTTCGCCATGCTCGCCCCGGTGGTCGGGCCGCTGCTGGACCACTTCCGGCACGGCCGCCGGTACGCGCTGGCGACGACCATGCTCGGCCGGGCCTTCCTCGCCTGGCTGATCTCCGACTACATCGGCAGCTTCGGGCTCTACCCCGCGGCGTTCGGCGTGCTCGCCCTCTCCCGGGCGTACGGGGTGGCCCGCTCGGCGGCGGTGCCGAGGCTGCTGCCGGAGAACATGGGGCTGTCCCAGGCGGGCGCCCGGGCGAGCGTCTACGGCACGGTGGCCGGTGGGCTGGTCGCCCCGCTCGGGCTGGCCGCGTTCTGGTTCGGGCCGCAGTGGCCGCTCCGGGTGGCCTCGCTGATCTTCCTGATCGGCATGGTGATCGCGCTGCGCCTGCCGCCGAGGGCGGATTCCGATCCCCCGGAGCGGGTGCCGCAGCCGTTCCGGGCGCTGCGCCGCCGGGACGGGGAACGCCCACTGGGCCGGGGCCGCCCCGCCGGCCGCCTGGTGATCGCCACCCTGATCGGCGCGGCGGCGCTGCGCGGCGTGTACGGCTTCCTGCTGCTCTTCCTGGCCTTCGCGATCAAGGCGGGCGACCTGACCACCGACTTTTTCGGCCGGACCCTGGGCGCCCAGGGCGCGCTCGGCCTGGTCGGCGGCGCGCTGGCGGTGGGCAGCTTCCTGGCCACCGCCGTCGGCACCCGGCTGCGTATCCACCGGCCGGCCGCCATCCAGTCCAGCGGCATGGTCGTCATGGCCGGGGTGGCGGTGCTGGCCGCGCTGAAGTTCTCGCTGCCCATGGTGGCGTTGCTCTGCCTGGTGACGTCCCTGTTCAGCGGGATCGCCAAGCTCGCGGTCGACGCGTCGATCCAGGAGCGGATCCCGGAGCGGCTACGGGCCAGCTCCTTCGCCCACTCGGAGACCGCGCTCATGCTCGCCTTCGTGGCCGGCGGCGGCCTCGGGCTGGTCCCGTTCACCGGCCGGATCGGGGTCACCGTCGCCGCCGGCGTCGCGGCGCTGGTGGCCGTACGCGGTGTGCTGGTGGCCAGCCGGCTGCGCAGGGAACGCCTGGTCGGCCGGCCGCTCGGCGATGACGAGCTGGCCGACGAGCAGCCGGAGGAGTTGGCGGACCCGACCCCCACCTCGCCGGCACCGTCGTCGGGCGGTACGCCCACCGCCGAACAGGACGACGCGTTCGTGCCGCCCGGCTTCCACATCTACCGCCCCTCGTCCTCCACCGTCGGAGGGGCGGGCGGGGCCGACGAGGAGAACCGGCGGGAGCCCCAGGGGCCGGTCGGGTGA
- a CDS encoding DUF3027 domain-containing protein, producing the protein MGNNGRVTRPASARAPRLDQVCAAAVEVARAAITEVDPADVGEHLQAVAEGDRLVTHYFECRLAGYRGWRWAVTVTRVPRSRHVTICETVLLPGPDALLAPGWVPWQERLKPGDLGPGDLLPTPADDERLAPGYLLSDDPAVEETAWELGLGRPRVLSREGRSEAAQRWYDGDHGPDAAISVAAPPAARCGTCGFYLPLAGAMRQSFGACGNFYAPDDGRVVSADHGCGAHSETLAETAENPVDELPTVYDDSAVEAVSVSRAPGSVEAAEPAEPYGHP; encoded by the coding sequence ATGGGGAACAATGGGCGGGTGACCAGGCCCGCCTCCGCCCGCGCTCCCCGGCTCGACCAGGTGTGCGCCGCCGCCGTCGAGGTGGCCCGCGCCGCCATCACCGAGGTGGACCCCGCCGACGTCGGCGAGCACCTCCAGGCCGTCGCCGAGGGCGACCGGCTCGTCACCCACTACTTCGAGTGCCGCCTGGCCGGCTACCGCGGTTGGCGCTGGGCCGTCACGGTGACCCGGGTGCCACGCAGCCGGCACGTCACGATCTGCGAGACGGTCCTGCTGCCCGGCCCGGACGCGCTGCTCGCCCCCGGCTGGGTGCCCTGGCAGGAGCGGCTCAAGCCGGGCGACCTCGGCCCGGGCGACCTGCTGCCCACCCCGGCGGACGACGAGCGCCTCGCTCCGGGCTATCTGCTCTCCGACGACCCGGCGGTCGAGGAGACCGCGTGGGAGCTGGGCCTGGGCCGGCCCCGGGTGCTGTCCCGCGAGGGCCGCTCGGAGGCCGCCCAGCGCTGGTACGACGGCGACCACGGCCCGGATGCCGCGATCTCGGTGGCCGCGCCGCCCGCCGCCCGCTGCGGCACCTGCGGCTTCTATCTGCCGCTCGCCGGCGCGATGCGGCAGTCCTTCGGCGCCTGCGGCAACTTCTACGCGCCGGACGACGGCCGCGTGGTGAGCGCCGACCACGGCTGCGGCGCGCACTCGGAGACGCTGGCCGAGACGGCCGAGAACCCGGTCGACGAGCTGCCCACGGTCTACGACGACAGCGCGGTCGAGGCGGTGTCGGTCAGCCGGGCCCCCGGCTCCGTGGAGGCGGCCGAGCCGGCGGAGCCGTACGGCCACCCGTGA
- a CDS encoding DUF2530 domain-containing protein, with product MPQEQPPRPEPLDPPMVPFAVAGLIVWAVVGLVLLVFFRGWLTEHGHQNWLWTCLAGFLWGFPGLAVMMRHDANRRRRRESAAHQG from the coding sequence GTGCCTCAGGAGCAACCGCCGCGGCCCGAGCCGCTCGACCCGCCGATGGTGCCGTTCGCTGTCGCCGGGCTGATCGTCTGGGCGGTGGTCGGGCTGGTGCTGCTGGTCTTCTTCCGCGGCTGGCTCACCGAGCACGGGCACCAGAACTGGCTCTGGACCTGCCTGGCCGGTTTCCTCTGGGGCTTTCCCGGTCTCGCGGTGATGATGCGGCACGACGCCAACCGGCGTCGCCGCCGGGAGTCCGCCGCCCACCAGGGCTGA